The Flavobacterium piscisymbiosum genome includes a region encoding these proteins:
- a CDS encoding MotA/TolQ/ExbB proton channel family protein, which translates to MFSFIQLQTDTIANAASNVVIEKIAPNTEISVLGFILKGGFFLIPIALLLFYTFYVIIERYLYISKASKIDARLMQDVGDKLNAGNIELARTIVERSNTAAGNILKEGVLVIGRPIAEIESNMDRAADIEIGEMERRLGHLGLIAGIAPTLGFIGTISGVIKIFYSISVTENISIGNISGGLYEKMISSGSGLIVGIIAYSAYHLLNGKIDDFALKIQKQILEFVNIIQRA; encoded by the coding sequence ATGTTTAGTTTTATTCAATTACAAACAGACACCATTGCAAACGCCGCATCAAACGTAGTTATCGAAAAAATTGCACCAAATACCGAAATCTCAGTTTTAGGATTTATCTTAAAAGGAGGTTTTTTCCTAATCCCAATTGCCCTATTATTATTCTACACCTTTTACGTTATTATAGAACGTTATCTATATATCAGTAAAGCCTCTAAAATCGATGCACGATTAATGCAGGATGTAGGAGACAAACTAAACGCCGGCAATATCGAATTGGCCAGAACAATTGTAGAAAGAAGCAATACCGCTGCAGGAAATATTCTAAAAGAAGGAGTTCTCGTAATAGGAAGACCAATTGCCGAAATCGAATCAAACATGGACCGTGCTGCCGATATCGAAATTGGCGAAATGGAACGACGTTTAGGTCATCTGGGACTTATCGCCGGTATCGCACCAACGTTAGGATTTATCGGAACAATTTCAGGAGTAATCAAAATCTTCTACAGCATCTCAGTAACAGAAAATATTAGTATCGGAAACATTTCCGGAGGTTTATACGAAAAAATGATCAGTTCCGGTTCAGGACTTATTGTAGGTATTATTGCCTATAGCGCTTACCATTTATTAAACGGAAAAATTGATGATTTTGCTTTAAAAATCCAAAAACAAATATTAGAATTTGTCAATATAATTCAAAGAGCATAA
- a CDS encoding bifunctional folylpolyglutamate synthase/dihydrofolate synthase: MNYQETTNWMFNQLPMYQLQGASAYKEDLTNIKLLAKHLDNPQNRLKCIHVAGTNGKGSTSHMLASVLQEAGYKVGLYTSPHLKDFRERIKINGEEISEDFVCEFVAKHKDFFEANDMSFFEMSVGLAFDYFASEKTDVAIIEVGLGGRLDATNIITPLVSVITNIDLDHTQFLGNTPAAIAGEKAGIIKPNVPVVIGEYTNETQPVFLAKAEENKAPIYFASDLIQEVFPSDLIGDYQFHNKKTLQQTIAILNSQNEFKVSNESLKSGLLNVVKNTGLQGRWQQLGENPKIICDTAHNKHGLAVVMNQIQKETFEKLHIVLGVVNDKDLDSILPLFPKNAQYYFCRPDSSRGLDTEILKVGAKKYDLLGEKYDSVAEAFAAAKKNATENDFIYVGGSTFVVAELPLN, encoded by the coding sequence ATGAACTATCAGGAAACTACGAACTGGATGTTTAATCAACTCCCGATGTATCAACTTCAAGGCGCCTCGGCATATAAGGAAGATTTGACCAATATTAAACTATTGGCAAAACATCTTGATAACCCACAAAACAGGTTAAAATGCATTCATGTTGCGGGAACAAACGGCAAGGGATCGACCTCGCATATGCTGGCTTCGGTTTTGCAGGAAGCGGGATATAAAGTTGGTTTATATACTTCGCCTCACTTAAAGGATTTCAGGGAGAGAATTAAAATAAATGGTGAAGAAATATCTGAAGATTTTGTTTGTGAATTTGTAGCGAAACACAAAGACTTTTTTGAAGCGAATGATATGAGTTTTTTCGAAATGTCGGTTGGTTTGGCTTTTGATTATTTTGCTTCTGAGAAAACGGATGTTGCTATTATTGAAGTTGGTCTTGGCGGAAGATTGGACGCTACTAATATTATAACGCCTTTGGTGTCGGTTATTACAAACATCGATTTAGATCATACTCAATTTTTAGGAAATACTCCGGCAGCAATTGCTGGCGAAAAAGCCGGAATTATTAAGCCGAATGTTCCTGTTGTTATTGGTGAATATACGAATGAAACTCAGCCTGTATTTTTGGCTAAAGCCGAAGAAAACAAAGCGCCGATATATTTTGCTTCTGATTTAATTCAGGAAGTTTTTCCTTCGGATTTAATTGGGGATTATCAGTTTCATAATAAAAAAACACTTCAGCAAACTATTGCGATTTTGAATTCTCAAAATGAATTTAAGGTTTCTAATGAAAGCTTAAAATCTGGTTTACTAAATGTGGTAAAAAATACGGGCTTACAAGGAAGATGGCAGCAATTGGGCGAAAATCCTAAAATTATTTGCGACACAGCACATAACAAACATGGATTGGCGGTTGTGATGAATCAGATCCAGAAAGAAACTTTTGAGAAGCTTCATATTGTTCTTGGCGTTGTAAATGATAAAGACCTGGATTCTATTTTGCCTCTTTTTCCTAAAAATGCACAATACTATTTCTGCAGACCTGATTCGTCGAGAGGTTTAGACACTGAAATCTTGAAAGTAGGGGCTAAAAAATATGATTTGTTAGGAGAGAAATACGATTCTGTAGCCGAAGCTTTCGCTGCTGCGAAGAAAAATGCAACTGAAAACGATTTTATCTATGTTGGCGGAAGTACTTTTGTTGTTGCCGAATTGCCATTAAACTAA
- a CDS encoding PQQ-binding-like beta-propeller repeat protein, whose product MKKKLITLLFVFTFINMFGQAPSVSKSGKTNSNNKALPPGEMVTNKVINPLKKVALDQASLLIYDYDGSLFSYDLESEQIGWTAKATDSHTEMCANKATLSNGVVYVPFINGEIFAVDNQTGAIFWKSRLGNITDQIILKDQAPIVGDGKLFITAQNPNNNIYALDIKDGSLLWNYKLDSDNNDIPVLFFNNKVFTQSGPNFYSFEANTGKLLYQKSFEENMHSKPVTDGENVFIANDKNVLFALSPDKPDVLWEFKFDENQYNIKERILSKDKKIYFAAQGTTVSSVYAVDSKTGTQIWKTDFKDDNIEYITEESDNIWGYTRKGKLFQLDINNGEIAFETKLTTLPISNIEFPVDDTLFYYCDAGLIKFDLNTKDEDLYYMRTSLKDDVYSAYLKIIR is encoded by the coding sequence ATGAAAAAAAAACTAATAACTCTTTTATTTGTATTTACTTTTATAAATATGTTTGGACAAGCACCAAGCGTCTCTAAATCCGGTAAAACAAATTCGAACAATAAAGCTTTACCTCCTGGCGAAATGGTGACGAATAAAGTGATCAATCCGCTTAAAAAAGTTGCATTAGATCAAGCATCACTTCTAATTTATGATTATGACGGTTCTCTTTTTTCATATGATTTAGAATCTGAACAAATTGGATGGACCGCAAAAGCTACAGATTCTCATACTGAAATGTGCGCAAATAAAGCAACATTATCTAACGGAGTTGTATATGTTCCCTTTATAAACGGCGAAATTTTCGCAGTTGATAATCAAACAGGTGCTATTTTCTGGAAATCAAGGTTAGGTAATATTACAGATCAAATTATATTAAAGGACCAGGCTCCAATAGTAGGTGATGGAAAACTGTTTATAACTGCTCAAAATCCCAATAATAACATTTATGCTCTTGATATAAAAGATGGAAGTTTATTATGGAACTACAAACTGGATTCTGACAATAATGATATTCCCGTTCTTTTTTTCAACAATAAAGTTTTTACCCAAAGCGGACCCAATTTCTATAGTTTTGAAGCTAATACAGGAAAACTTCTTTACCAAAAAAGCTTTGAAGAAAATATGCACAGCAAACCCGTAACCGATGGTGAAAATGTATTTATAGCAAATGACAAAAATGTGCTTTTTGCCTTAAGTCCTGATAAACCGGATGTTTTATGGGAATTTAAGTTTGATGAAAATCAATACAATATCAAGGAAAGAATATTGAGCAAAGACAAAAAAATATATTTTGCAGCGCAAGGAACAACCGTGTCTTCTGTTTATGCAGTAGATTCAAAAACAGGAACTCAGATTTGGAAAACGGATTTTAAAGATGATAATATCGAATACATCACTGAGGAAAGTGATAATATTTGGGGATATACCCGTAAAGGAAAACTTTTTCAGCTGGACATCAACAATGGTGAAATAGCATTTGAAACAAAATTAACGACCTTACCTATTTCAAATATCGAATTTCCCGTTGATGATACTTTGTTTTATTATTGTGATGCCGGTTTGATTAAATTTGATTTAAACACCAAAGACGAAGACTTATATTATATGCGAACCTCTCTTAAAGACGACGTTTACAGCGCATATCTAAAAATAATTCGATAA
- a CDS encoding class I SAM-dependent methyltransferase: MAEFWEDNFVDKQEMWGLEPSKSALLIKDFFVENSIKDILIPGIGYGRNAQVFRENGITVTGIEISKTAIELAVKHYGADLKIYHGSVTNIPFDTKQYDGIFCYALIHLLDHNERKKLIQDCYNQLADNGFMVFTVITKEAHTYGKGKFISKDRYEIFDGVKMFFYDKESVHEEFDKFGLFEITELQENFPFFMIKCKKKQN, translated from the coding sequence ATGGCAGAATTTTGGGAAGATAATTTTGTTGACAAACAAGAAATGTGGGGACTTGAACCATCCAAATCAGCATTATTGATAAAAGATTTTTTTGTCGAAAATTCAATTAAAGATATTCTGATTCCGGGAATTGGCTACGGAAGAAATGCGCAGGTTTTTAGAGAAAATGGAATAACGGTAACAGGAATTGAAATCTCAAAAACCGCTATTGAACTGGCTGTAAAACATTACGGCGCGGATCTGAAAATTTATCACGGATCTGTAACCAATATACCTTTTGATACCAAGCAATATGACGGAATATTTTGCTATGCTTTAATTCATTTATTAGATCATAATGAACGAAAAAAGCTAATTCAGGATTGTTACAATCAATTAGCTGATAATGGTTTTATGGTTTTTACGGTTATTACCAAAGAAGCTCATACTTACGGCAAAGGAAAGTTTATAAGTAAGGATCGATACGAAATATTCGATGGCGTTAAAATGTTTTTCTACGACAAAGAATCAGTTCATGAAGAGTTTGATAAATTTGGATTATTTGAGATTACAGAACTTCAGGAGAATTTTCCATTTTTTATGATTAAATGTAAAAAAAAACAAAATTGA
- a CDS encoding DMT family transporter, giving the protein MKNSYLKLHLAVLLSGFTGIFGKLISLNEGLLVWYRTFLSAIILFFLIKITKTVVQINIREKMNIAKIGIFIAIHWVFFYASIKYSNISIGVVCYCLTSFFTAIFEPLLNKNKLVFSQFFFSAITLFGISLIFHFDSSYHTGILLGCISSAFAALYTIYNERLVKTYDSKIINYYQMIGGTIFLGVLMPLYLVFFPSTSLIPDGNDFFYLILLSLFCTVGLYVLFAEALKKIPAFTTNLTFNLEPIYAIILAFVFFNEGKIVSQSFYLGLFFVMTSVILQTIISLRRKK; this is encoded by the coding sequence ATGAAAAATTCATATCTAAAGTTACACTTAGCTGTACTACTTTCGGGTTTTACCGGTATTTTTGGTAAACTCATTTCTCTTAACGAAGGACTTTTGGTTTGGTACAGAACCTTCCTTTCTGCAATTATTTTATTTTTTCTTATTAAGATAACCAAGACAGTGGTTCAAATCAATATTCGGGAAAAAATGAATATTGCTAAAATCGGCATTTTTATTGCCATTCATTGGGTCTTTTTTTATGCAAGTATCAAGTATTCTAACATTTCAATTGGTGTAGTTTGTTATTGTTTAACAAGCTTTTTTACTGCCATTTTTGAGCCATTGCTCAATAAAAACAAACTTGTTTTTTCCCAATTCTTTTTTAGTGCTATAACTTTGTTTGGCATTAGTTTAATTTTCCATTTTGATAGTTCATATCATACCGGAATTTTACTGGGCTGCATTTCATCAGCGTTTGCGGCGCTTTATACTATTTATAATGAAAGATTGGTAAAAACTTATGACAGTAAAATTATAAACTATTATCAAATGATTGGTGGCACAATCTTCCTGGGAGTTTTGATGCCTTTATATTTGGTTTTCTTTCCTTCTACAAGTTTAATTCCAGACGGAAATGACTTTTTTTATCTGATTTTGTTATCCTTATTTTGTACCGTTGGTTTGTATGTTTTATTTGCAGAAGCACTAAAAAAAATACCGGCCTTTACAACCAATCTTACTTTTAATTTAGAACCTATTTATGCCATAATTTTAGCATTTGTATTTTTTAATGAAGGCAAGATAGTGAGCCAATCATTTTATCTTGGATTATTTTTTGTCATGACTTCTGTCATTCTTCAAACGATTATTTCCTTAAGAAGGAAGAAATAA
- a CDS encoding SDR family NAD(P)-dependent oxidoreductase has protein sequence MNSVLITGANRSIGLELVKEFSNKGLFVYLGTRDLEKGQLVVKELNENGFQNIKAIQIDVTNPDTILAAKNIVESEKGKLDILINNAGISGEFPQSALDTSIKDIQNVFDTNFFGVISVTQVFLELLKKSKRPRISNITSGLGSLTLHSDPTWKYYNFKAASYVTSKAALNAYTIALAYELRELPFKINAIDPGYTATDFNHHSGPGSVESAAAFIIKHTFTDENAPTGQFFSNDIEDESEVSPW, from the coding sequence ATGAATTCAGTATTAATTACAGGAGCAAATAGAAGCATTGGTTTAGAACTGGTAAAAGAGTTTTCTAACAAGGGATTATTCGTTTATTTAGGAACTCGTGATCTTGAAAAAGGGCAACTAGTAGTAAAAGAGTTAAACGAAAATGGTTTTCAAAACATCAAAGCGATTCAAATTGATGTTACAAATCCGGATACAATTTTGGCAGCCAAAAATATTGTAGAAAGTGAAAAAGGAAAATTAGATATTCTGATAAACAATGCAGGAATCAGCGGAGAATTTCCGCAAAGTGCTTTAGATACATCGATTAAAGACATTCAAAATGTATTTGATACTAATTTTTTTGGTGTTATCAGCGTTACGCAAGTATTTTTAGAATTGCTTAAAAAATCAAAAAGGCCAAGAATAAGTAATATTACATCGGGACTAGGATCTCTAACTTTACATAGTGATCCTACCTGGAAATATTATAATTTTAAAGCAGCAAGTTATGTTACTTCAAAAGCAGCTTTGAATGCCTATACTATTGCATTGGCATATGAGTTGAGAGAATTGCCTTTTAAAATAAATGCAATTGATCCGGGTTATACAGCTACAGATTTTAATCATCATAGTGGTCCGGGTTCAGTAGAAAGTGCTGCGGCTTTTATTATCAAACATACTTTTACAGATGAAAATGCGCCTACAGGACAATTTTTTAGTAATGATATAGAAGATGAATCAGAGGTTAGCCCTTGGTAA
- a CDS encoding Crp/Fnr family transcriptional regulator, protein MKEFIEYILQFGSLNQQQIDLISKKATELELRKDEYFSEAGKIAQQVGFILDGIIRVCYYNNKGEEITKYFIDENNLVVDLESFDNEICSNAYVQAITDCKLLVFSKKDWRELLDTIVGWDAIVHKIISKALRQKVERRSPLVSEDATTRYLMFLKIYPNVINRIPLSYVASYLGITQSSLSRIRKNIR, encoded by the coding sequence ATGAAAGAGTTTATAGAATACATATTGCAATTTGGGAGTTTAAATCAGCAGCAAATTGATTTAATTTCTAAAAAAGCAACTGAATTAGAACTTCGAAAAGATGAATATTTTTCGGAAGCTGGAAAAATTGCACAACAAGTTGGGTTTATTTTAGACGGGATTATACGCGTTTGTTATTATAATAATAAAGGAGAAGAAATTACCAAATACTTTATTGACGAGAATAATTTGGTAGTAGATCTAGAGAGTTTTGACAATGAAATTTGTTCCAATGCGTATGTGCAGGCAATAACCGATTGCAAACTTTTGGTTTTTTCGAAAAAAGACTGGAGAGAACTTTTGGATACTATAGTTGGCTGGGATGCGATAGTGCATAAAATTATTTCGAAAGCATTAAGACAAAAAGTAGAAAGAAGAAGTCCATTGGTTTCAGAAGATGCCACCACTCGCTATTTGATGTTTTTAAAAATTTATCCTAATGTTATCAATCGTATCCCGTTATCTTATGTTGCATCGTATTTGGGGATTACCCAATCTTCATTAAGCCGAATTAGAAAAAACATACGCTAA
- a CDS encoding MazG-like protein, producing the protein MASLNFEQLKERSLKIRQRYHELELNHHGSEWTVEEDALAFLTDAGLVGRHVMSQQGRWPKENTEQELKHKIGESIWWLTILAERMNINIEVATEEFLSKTENLFEK; encoded by the coding sequence ATGGCCTCGCTAAATTTCGAACAACTAAAAGAACGCTCTTTAAAAATAAGACAACGTTATCACGAACTAGAACTGAATCATCATGGAAGTGAATGGACTGTAGAAGAAGATGCATTGGCTTTTTTAACAGATGCCGGCCTGGTAGGACGCCATGTAATGTCGCAGCAGGGAAGATGGCCAAAAGAAAATACAGAGCAAGAACTTAAACACAAAATAGGAGAATCTATCTGGTGGCTTACCATTTTAGCCGAAAGGATGAATATAAATATCGAAGTAGCTACAGAAGAGTTTTTAAGTAAAACCGAAAATTTGTTTGAAAAATAA
- a CDS encoding helix-turn-helix domain-containing protein, translating into MKNQPKIFSTISELHRAMGQPKPMHPLISILNYGEAIFDPKDFEQGIILDFYKISFKTHFKGKLRYGHGFYDFEEGGMSFVSPGQVLKMQDEEADYSGMSLNIHPDFIRPYSLNSNIKKYGFFNYSASEALYLSDNEKETILGVFASIQNELKERIDNFSQDVIISQIELLLNYSNRFYNRQFITRKAVNHDVLAKLETEINDYFDQEKTLINGVLTVQFLADQLNLSPRYLSDLLRNLSGQNTQQFIHDKLIEKAKEYIANGTYSVAEIGYKLGFEHPQSFNKLFKKKTSLSPVAFKESFNKN; encoded by the coding sequence ATGAAAAATCAGCCTAAAATATTCAGCACCATATCTGAGCTTCATCGCGCAATGGGTCAGCCAAAGCCAATGCATCCGCTTATTAGTATTTTAAATTATGGTGAAGCCATTTTTGATCCCAAGGATTTTGAACAAGGTATTATTTTGGATTTTTATAAGATCTCTTTTAAAACTCATTTTAAAGGGAAACTACGATATGGTCATGGTTTTTATGACTTTGAAGAAGGAGGAATGTCATTCGTTTCACCAGGTCAAGTATTGAAAATGCAAGATGAAGAAGCAGATTATAGCGGAATGTCGTTGAATATTCATCCGGATTTTATTCGTCCGTATTCCTTAAATAGTAATATAAAAAAGTATGGATTTTTTAATTATTCAGCTTCAGAAGCTTTGTATTTATCAGATAATGAAAAAGAAACTATTTTAGGTGTTTTTGCTTCGATTCAGAATGAGCTTAAGGAACGCATAGACAACTTTAGTCAGGATGTAATTATATCTCAAATCGAACTTTTACTCAATTATAGCAATCGCTTCTACAATCGACAATTTATTACACGCAAAGCGGTGAATCATGATGTATTGGCTAAATTAGAAACTGAAATAAATGATTATTTTGATCAGGAAAAAACTTTGATAAATGGCGTGCTGACCGTACAGTTTTTGGCTGATCAACTGAATCTTTCACCAAGATATCTGAGCGATTTGTTACGCAATCTTAGTGGTCAAAACACACAGCAGTTTATTCATGATAAATTGATAGAAAAAGCAAAAGAATATATTGCTAACGGGACTTATTCAGTGGCAGAAATTGGGTATAAATTAGGATTCGAACATCCGCAATCGTTCAATAAATTATTTAAAAAGAAGACCAGCTTAAGTCCTGTCGCATTTAAAGAATCATTCAATAAAAATTAA
- a CDS encoding SDR family oxidoreductase, with protein sequence MQKTIFITGASSGLGKSTAKLFQSKGWRVIATMRNPEKETELNKLKDVFVFPLDVTQPEQIISTIEKVTNLYSTIDVVMNNAGYGLIGVLESLNDEQIQRQITTNLLSVIRVSKAFTSHFRERKSGTFINITSTFGLIGFPTCSIYSATKFAIDGFSESMAYELAQFGIQVKIIAPGGMQTDFAVRSMEVGQHEAYQKLTSEVSKGYSAEKISNYTKVEDIAEIVYQSATDGKNQLRYVAGCDANQLYDERLNLGIETQVQNIKTMFTF encoded by the coding sequence ATGCAAAAGACAATTTTTATTACAGGAGCTTCATCGGGTTTAGGAAAATCAACAGCAAAATTATTTCAAAGTAAGGGTTGGCGAGTAATTGCGACGATGCGTAATCCTGAAAAGGAAACGGAACTCAATAAATTAAAAGATGTATTTGTATTTCCTTTAGATGTAACCCAACCGGAGCAAATTATTTCGACTATAGAAAAAGTTACCAATTTATATTCCACCATAGATGTTGTAATGAATAATGCAGGATATGGTTTAATAGGTGTGTTGGAATCTTTAAACGATGAGCAAATTCAACGTCAGATAACAACAAATTTGCTTAGCGTTATCAGGGTTTCCAAAGCTTTTACTTCTCACTTTCGTGAAAGAAAAAGCGGTACGTTTATTAACATTACTTCGACTTTTGGATTAATTGGATTTCCAACTTGTTCAATTTACAGCGCTACAAAATTTGCTATTGATGGTTTTTCTGAAAGTATGGCCTATGAACTTGCTCAATTTGGAATACAGGTAAAAATTATTGCTCCCGGAGGAATGCAAACCGATTTTGCTGTACGATCTATGGAGGTAGGTCAGCATGAAGCTTATCAAAAATTAACTTCGGAAGTAAGTAAAGGATACAGTGCCGAAAAAATAAGCAATTATACTAAAGTTGAAGACATTGCTGAAATTGTTTATCAATCGGCAACAGATGGAAAAAATCAATTGAGATATGTTGCAGGTTGTGATGCAAACCAATTATATGATGAGCGATTAAATTTGGGTATTGAAACTCAAGTGCAAAATATTAAAACGATGTTTACTTTTTAA
- the lpxA gene encoding acyl-ACP--UDP-N-acetylglucosamine O-acyltransferase: MKNIEIGHKAIIGKNVHVGNFVTIESDVVIGDNTWIGNNVNILNGTRIGENCEIHAGAVLGGNPQDLKYKGEYTFLEVGNNTIIREFVTINKGTASKGKTIIGDSNLIMANTHIGHDCCIGNNCIIGFNVGMAGEVIVRDWANISGLTAIHQFSVIGEYSMISGMSRVAKDVPPYILASREPLSYYGLNTIGLRRRGFDTEKINELKDIYRIIFQQKHNTSFALELIEQKFKQTIERDIIITFIKQSTRGLVKGI; encoded by the coding sequence TTGAAAAATATTGAGATTGGCCACAAAGCTATAATTGGAAAGAATGTGCACGTTGGAAATTTTGTAACTATTGAAAGTGATGTCGTAATTGGAGATAATACCTGGATTGGTAATAATGTGAATATTTTAAATGGCACTAGGATTGGAGAAAATTGTGAAATACATGCGGGAGCAGTCTTAGGTGGTAATCCACAAGATTTGAAATACAAAGGAGAATATACTTTTCTGGAGGTTGGCAATAATACGATTATTAGAGAATTTGTTACGATCAACAAAGGGACTGCGTCAAAGGGTAAAACTATAATTGGCGACAGTAATTTAATTATGGCAAATACTCATATTGGTCACGATTGTTGTATTGGTAATAATTGTATTATTGGTTTTAATGTTGGTATGGCAGGAGAAGTAATTGTGAGAGATTGGGCAAATATTAGTGGATTAACTGCAATTCATCAATTCTCTGTTATTGGCGAGTATTCTATGATTAGTGGTATGAGTCGTGTTGCTAAAGATGTTCCGCCTTATATTTTGGCATCACGAGAACCTTTGTCTTATTACGGTTTAAATACAATTGGATTAAGAAGAAGAGGTTTTGACACTGAAAAGATAAATGAGTTAAAAGATATTTATCGTATTATTTTTCAACAGAAACATAATACTTCTTTTGCTCTGGAATTAATTGAGCAAAAATTTAAACAAACTATAGAACGCGATATTATTATAACTTTTATTAAACAATCGACTAGAGGACTTGTTAAGGGAATTTGA
- a CDS encoding Crp/Fnr family transcriptional regulator: protein MTELLSVINSFQELDLETEEMVRKYFIEEKFQKNEFIITEGKICSKIYFIRSGLVRRFCVEDGIEVTKWIYTDNQFITSLSSFFEQKPSFENFQASEVTILYSLSYENEQTLLEYDLFSKFYIKLLRLYLSKLNEFHHFYTVMNAQDKYLYLLNTLPQIILKAKLKDIASLIGVSPETLSRIRAQIN, encoded by the coding sequence ATGACGGAATTATTAAGTGTAATAAATAGCTTTCAGGAATTGGATTTGGAAACTGAAGAAATGGTGAGAAAGTATTTTATCGAAGAAAAGTTTCAAAAAAATGAATTTATAATTACTGAAGGTAAAATATGTTCTAAAATCTATTTCATAAGATCTGGTTTAGTACGGCGATTTTGTGTGGAAGATGGAATAGAAGTTACTAAATGGATTTATACCGATAATCAATTTATTACATCGTTGAGTAGTTTTTTTGAACAGAAACCTTCTTTTGAAAATTTTCAGGCTTCTGAAGTAACAATTTTGTATTCATTGTCATATGAGAATGAACAGACTTTATTAGAATATGATTTATTTTCTAAGTTTTATATTAAATTACTACGACTTTACCTTTCTAAATTAAATGAGTTTCATCATTTCTACACTGTAATGAATGCTCAGGATAAGTATTTGTATTTACTCAACACATTACCTCAAATTATTTTGAAAGCTAAGTTAAAGGATATTGCCTCTTTAATTGGTGTAAGTCCCGAAACTTTAAGCAGAATTAGAGCCCAAATTAATTGA